CAGTTCGACCCGGCCTGGCTGGACCAGACCGACGCCCAGGGCATCCCCATGCGCGAGGCCATGCGGGCCGCCGACCTGCCCGCCACACTGGACGCCATCGCCGGGCTGCGCCGCAGCGCGGCCGACTACCTCGGCTATGTGGAGGTGCACATCGAGCAGGGCCCGGTGCTGGACGACCTGGACCTGCCGCTGGGCGTGGTCACCTCGATCAACGGCAGCGCGCGCTACCGCGGCCGCTACACCGGCGTGGCCAGCCATGCCGGCACCACGCCGATGAACCGCCGGCGCGACGCCGCCACCGCCGCGGCTGAGCTGGCCCTGTTCGCCGAGGCCCGCGCCTCGGCCGACGAGGGCTCGGTGGCCACGGTGGGCCTGCTGGAGGTGCCGCAAGGCTCGATCAACGTGGTGCCCGGCGCCTGCGACTTCAGCCTGGACCTGCGCGCCCCCACCAACGCCCAGCGCGACGCCATGGTGCTGGACGTGCAGCGTCAGGCCCAACGCATCGCCGAACGCCGCCGGGTGCAGCTGCAGCTCGAGGAGGTGATGGTGGCCTCGGCCGCCCCGTCCGACCCGGCCTGGCAGCGCCGCTGGGAGGCCGCCGTGCGGGCCCTGGGCCTGCCCGTCTTCCACCTGCCCAGCGGCGCCGGCCACGACGCGATGAAGCTGCATGAGCTGCTGCCGCAGGCCATGCTCTTCGTGCGCGGCGGCAACGCCGGCATCAGCCACAACCCGCTGGAATCGGTCAGCAACGACGACTGCGAACTGGCGGTGCGGGCGCTGCTGAACCTGCTGGACCAACTCGCCCAGGAAACCCCATGAGCCTGCCCACCGACCACCCGACCTACCTGGCCCTGGACGCCTGGATCGACGCCCACTTCGACGAAGAGGTGCGCACCCTGCAGGCCCTGGTGCAGGTGCCCACCGACACGCCCCCGGGCAACAACGCCCCCCACGCCGAGCGCACCGCCGAACTGCTCACCGGCATGGGCCTGCCGGTGAGCCGCCACCCGGTGCCGGCCGCCGATGTGCAGGCCTATGGCCTGCAGAGCATCACCAACCTGATCGTGCGCCGCGCCTATGGCGACGGTGGCCCCACCGTGGCCTTGAACGCCCATGGCGACGTGGTGCCCCCGGGCGAGGGCTGGACCCACGACCCCTACGGCGGCGAGGTGGTGCCCGATGCAACGGGCGGTCAGCTCTACGGCCGCGCCTCGGCGGTCAGCAAGAGCGACTTCGCCACCTACATCTACGCACTGCGCGCGCTGGAAGCCGTGGCCCGGCCGCAGCGCGGCGCCATCGAGCTGCACTTCACCTACGACGAGGAGTTCGGCGGCGAACTCGGTCCGGGCTGGCTGCTGGCCCAGGGCCTGACCCGGCCCGACCTGCTGATCGCCGCGGGCTTCAGCTACCAGGTGGTGACCGCCCACAACGGCTGCCTGCAGCTGGAGGTGACGCTGCATGGCACGGCCTCGCACGCGGCCTACCCGGAGACCGGCGTCGATGCGCTGCAGGCCGCCAACCGGCTGCTGACCGCGCTCTACGCCCACAACGAGGTGCTGCGCGGTCGCCGCTCCGGCGTGGCCGGCATCACCCACCCCTACCTGAACGTGGGCCGCATCGAGGGCGGCAGCAACACCAATGTGGTGCCCGGCAAGGTGGTGCTCAAGCTGGATCGGCGCATGATCCCCGAGGAGGACGTGGCGGCGGTGGAGGCCGAGGTGCGCACCCTGATCGAGGCGACCGTTGCAGCCTGCCCCGGCATCCGCCTGGAGATCAAGCGCCTCCTGCTGGCCCATTCGCTCAAGCCCCTGCCCGGCCATGAAAAGCTGGTGGCACCGCTGCAGCGCCACGGCGAAGCGGTGTTCGGCGAACCCATCCCCACCTCGGGCACGCCGCTGTACACCGACGTGCGCCTGTATGGGGCCCAGGGCATCCCGGCCGTCATCTATGGCGCTGGCCCGCGCACCGTGCTGGAGTCCAACGCCAAGCGGGCGGACGAGCACCTGGCCCTGGCCGACCTGAAGCGCGCCACGCGCGTGGTGGCCCGCGCGCTGCACGACCTGCTGCAGCCGACCTGAGTCGCCCCGGACACGGCAAGCCCCCCGATTTCGCACGCTTCTTGCAACACCCTTCCCATCCCCGAACCTGCCTTCTCTTCCCGGAGCCCCCATGCGCC
This sequence is a window from Ideonella dechloratans. Protein-coding genes within it:
- a CDS encoding M20/M25/M40 family metallo-hydrolase; amino-acid sequence: MSLPTDHPTYLALDAWIDAHFDEEVRTLQALVQVPTDTPPGNNAPHAERTAELLTGMGLPVSRHPVPAADVQAYGLQSITNLIVRRAYGDGGPTVALNAHGDVVPPGEGWTHDPYGGEVVPDATGGQLYGRASAVSKSDFATYIYALRALEAVARPQRGAIELHFTYDEEFGGELGPGWLLAQGLTRPDLLIAAGFSYQVVTAHNGCLQLEVTLHGTASHAAYPETGVDALQAANRLLTALYAHNEVLRGRRSGVAGITHPYLNVGRIEGGSNTNVVPGKVVLKLDRRMIPEEDVAAVEAEVRTLIEATVAACPGIRLEIKRLLLAHSLKPLPGHEKLVAPLQRHGEAVFGEPIPTSGTPLYTDVRLYGAQGIPAVIYGAGPRTVLESNAKRADEHLALADLKRATRVVARALHDLLQPT